DNA sequence from the Malus domestica chromosome 06, GDT2T_hap1 genome:
TCTAAGATTTTCAAATGGTAATCCTAGTATTCTTGGCACCCCAAAGCCATATCAATCTCATTGCCCGAATCACCTTTATGAGATTCCTATTTGTCAAATATGCAATAAAAAGGGCTATGTTGCAACAAATTGTTTTCAAATACACAATAACACATCTTATAGTTCTCCCATTCAATGCCAAATATGCTGTAAATTTGGACACTCAGCCCTCCAATGCTAACACAGATGCAACTTTGCTTATCAAGGGAAGCATCCAACTGTCAATCTGACTGCTATGCATGCCAATCATTAACCTTCAGCACCATCTGAGCAGTTTTGGATTGCAGATACTGGTGCTACTTCACACATGACATCTGAGTTAGCAAATTTGGAACTATTTACTCCATATCAAGGAAATGACACAATTACCACTGCAAGTGGTGCAGGTTTGCATATTTCCAATATTGGTACTTCTTAATTAGTAGTTCCAAATCATTCACTCACTCTTAAGAATGTATTACATGTTCCAAGGCTTTCTCAACACTTGTTATCTATTTATCAACTCTGCAAAGACAATAGGTGCATATTCATTTATGATGATGTTTCTTTTTGGGTTCAGGATAAATCCACATGGAAAATACTGCTCAATGGGTTGTGTAGAACTGGTTACTATCCTATACCATTCAACATTTCACAGAAGCTATCACCTACATTACTTGCATCCCATTCATGTTTTCTTGCAAAACCAATTAACTCAAGCATATGGCACAAAAGGCTAGGATACACATCAAATGCAATTACTTCTACAGTTCTACATCAATATTAAGTTCCTACATCACTGGATACATGTTCATCAATATGTAACCATATTTAGAGAGAAAGTTCACCAAGTTACCCTTTAATTTTCCTATAACAAAATTTGTACAACCTTTAGAGAAAATACATAGTGATGTGTAAGGACCTGCCCCTTTACTATCCTATGAAGGATTTAGGTATTATGTAACCTTCATAGATGATTGTACTCAATATACATGGATTTTTCCATTAAGAAATAAATCAGAAGTATTTGCAACATTTGTTCAATTTCATGCCTACTTGTGTATATAGTTTTCTGGTACAGTTAAGGTATTTCAAAGTGATGGTGTTGGTGAATATACAAGCACTAAGTTTCAacaatttttgtcaaaccatGATATTTTACATTATAAATCATGTCCATATACACCTGAACAGAATGGCTTGGCAGAGAGAAAGCACAAGCACCTTGTAGAAACAACAATTACACTTCTCCAAATTGCAAAATTGCCTAACCAATTATGGTTTCATGTATGTGCTACTGCATCTTCTTTGATAAATAGGATGCAATGTCTTTACATATGCAATCACCATTTCAAATGTTATATTAATACAATTCTTGAGATTAAACATCTAAGAGTCTTTGGTTGTGCATGTTTTCCTCTATTAAAACCTTACAACACCTCTAAACTTCAACCTAAAACAACAACTTGTGTGTTTCTGGGATATGTAGGCCAATATAAGGGTTTTATATGTCTAGATGTTGCTACTTGTAAACTTCATGTTTCTAGACATGTTTTATTTGATGAAAATAGTTTTCCATACTTAAATTCCAGCTTGTTTCAAACTTCAAAATTGTCTTCTGCATCATCTCAATTGCATTACCTCATTTAGCTCCAATCATCACATTAACAAATTAAGCATTATCACCCTCATCTCATTCACTATCATATCAGACCACAGACTCTTTGACTATAAATTCATCTAGTACCTCAGAATCCTTGTATGCATCCAGAGCCTCAGATTCCTTGGAAATTGTTGCATCTAGTGCTCCAAAGTTTGTTTCTTTACCTGCATATGATAACACTACATCACATATACCCTGTGAATCTCTACTACATCAGTTGTCCCTAACCAGCTCTAGTACACAGCACCCTATCTCTATGGATCTTGATTTCCAACATGAGCAACTGAGTGTTGTTTTGCCAATCCCAATGAATGTACATCCCATGCAAACAAGATTTAAGAATGGGGTGTTCAATAAGAAATCTTTCTCTGCAACTATCACTTCAAAACCTAAAACATTCAAAGATGCATCAAAAGTTTCAGAATGGCAGGTTGCAATGAAAGATGAAATAGTTGCTCTTCATTCTCAGAAGACATGGTCTTGTCACATTACCACCTGATAAGAACTTGGTTGGATGCAAATGGatatataaaataaagaaaaatgcaGATGGGTCTATGGCAAGGTATAAGGCAAGACTTGTGGCATAAGGTTATAGCCAAGAAGAGGGTGTCGGTTACTTGGAAACATTCAGTCCTATGGTAAAACCTACAATTATAAGGTTGGTCTTTGCATTAGTTGCTCAATTCAAGTGGTCTCTTAGGCAGTTAGATGTCAAAAATGTCTTTTTCCATGACAAACTTCAAGAAGAGGTCTATATGGCACAACCTCCGGGGTTTAAGAGTGCAACACACCTATCAAACTATGTTTACAAGCTTCATAAATCATTATATGGTCTAAAACAAGCTCCCAAAGCCTGGAATGAGAGATCCACAAGTTTCTTACCAAGTTAGGGGTTTCAAGCTTCACAAGCTAATCCTTCTTTATTTGTGCAATAATCTTCAAAGGGGACTATTCTATTGCTtttgtatgttgatgatgtaATCCTCACGGGCAACAGTTCTCAATTGATCAACTAAGTTATCATAGCTCTCACTgcagaatttgaaatgaaagatttgGGTATATTACACTATTTTCTAGGATTGCAGATTAGTTATACCTTATAAGGATTGTTTGTGTCACACACAAAATATATTAATGAGTTGATTGATAAAGTGGATTTGCAGGATTCTAAACCGTGTGCTACACCATGTTTACCTTATCACAGGCTACTCAAAGATGATGGGAAGCTTTATCACAGTCCTGAACAATATAGGAGTGTTGTTGGGGCACTTCAGTACCTCACTTTTACAAGACCTGACATAGCCTTTTTAGTCAATCGAGCTTGTCAGTTCATGCACAATCCCATGGTTTCTCATATGATTGCAGTTAAAAGAATAATTTCATTCGATATCTCAAAGGTACATGTACCTATGGTATTAATTTTAAACCAGGACCAATGCATCTGCAGTCTTATAGTGATGCATATTGGACTGGTGATCCAAATGATAGGAGATCAACTTAAGGATTTGTTGTGTTTCTTGGTTCAATTCCTATTTCTCGGGCATCTAAGAAACAACATACATTTTCTCGATCTTCCACATAAGCTGAGTATCGGGCTCCAGCAATCATTGCTGTTGAACTTGCCTAGATTCGACAATTCTTCTGTGATATGCATATTCCCTTATATTCATCTCCAATGATATACTATGATAATGTGTCAGCCATTGCACTCTCCACAAATCATATGTTCCATGCTAAGCCCAAACATATTGAAATAGACTATCACTTTGTACGTGAGATAGTCACTTGAGgagatcttcaagttcaacatgTCTCTTATGTAGACCAATTAGCAGATATTCTTACAAAACAATTAGTAGATATTCTTACAAAGGGCTTATATGCACCATTGTTTCAGCAGCATTGTAGCAATCTCATGCTCAGTTCCCTCGAGCATccgattgaggggggatgtaagAAGGAAGAAATGCAAAACTGTGATCCAAGTGAGGAGGTTATCAATGGTCAGAACAATGCCACTTGTCAAGAGATTAAATAGGTTGTTATATATGTAGTTAGTTGGTTGGAATCTAGTTGGCTTGATAGGATTGGTTAGATATATAGTTAGTTGGTATAAGGAGGAGGTTAGTGTTACTTGCTCTGCAAGTCTTGTAGTGGCAGCACCTATATAGGTGATCATTGTCAACCATTATGcattaatcaagatagtgtttTCAGCTACAAATCTCTCTCTcaccatctttctctctctacgaTTCTGCATTTTGGCAATCTTAACAGGACATGATGCTAACATCTATTTTATTCGCACTTTTGTTGGTTATGATCGATGTAGCTATTGAATTTCtcctctattttttttaagcaaAAAAGGGCCATTAATAGTATAAGTATCTTTCTTTTTGGGGTGTGATAtacacacacctcattttacttctcacacacttttttaattttcggctgtCAGATCGAATGATTAAAGAGGATCAACgaataaaaattattaagaggtgtgtgagaagtaaaataagatgtgtggatagcacaccccttcttTTTGTACAAACTTTGAGTACGTGTAACTGTATGTTGGTTATAtgagttttttttataaatgacCTTCGATTTGTATATTTATAACTGACTAGATGGGTACCTTTTTTGTATATCAAGACATGCATTTGGTTTCAAATATACCAGTGAGCTTCAGGTacgtttaattttaaaaataaaaaaataaaaaaaaaactataatattagtatgtttgtatatatgtggtttctttgattttaaacgTACAAATACCGTTtaagtacatttttttttagcaaacaatattatctacactaaggaagtGGGGGTTTGACTAAGTCTCACACTGatctagcaataatgtgatttaaaaatttcttttatttttcgttGTTTAACTTATCTTTCTTTGACTTAATTTTGCATAAATGCTAAAAAGACTTTCAAAAATAGAACTCTTTGTCGCCTTATGTTTTTAGAACAACGATTTATAATGTTggtatataaattaatattaaactGTGAAGTATTAGAGAGTTCCATTTTACAAGAGTCTCTCCTTAgtatttaaggaaaattaatgataagGGCTCCAAAACTTTggattttaaccaaaaaccatctaataagtttatttaatggttaggacaaAGCCCAACACTTAATCAGTCCAATCAACATGGCCCAACTGAAATAACCTAATGTGTTTCCAATTTTACCCTTGACCTTCCGTTAGTTTTTTCGTGAAACAGACCAAACTACTACCCGCAAGCAAAGCAACAAAAATCCAGATCAATGCACTGCCAAAACCGCATAAAACCCAACCCTCACAAACGGCCGGCCGACTCCAACCGCACTTCGAACAATTTTATCCCTTCGAGTTCCCCATGATAAATCATTCAGttatgatctttttcttttgaattcttTCTGCTTTTTGTATGTTTTGAAGATATTTTTCACGCTCTTTTCCCCAATCGGCGGGATGTATTTATGATCTTTTGGTTAAATAATATCTATTCGAGTCTTTCTACTCCAGAGAGCTGGAGATGTTGTTCTTCATCCCGGGTTTGCTCTGCATTTTCATACAAACCTCCTGTTCATCAATAGATGTGCGCGCGGATTGTTGATATATAATTGTTCGTAGTGCGGTGATCATCCCTGACAAGGTACCGTAGTCTGTAGCATATGATTGTTGCCTTGGGACAGCATATGAACTTAATGAAAAAAGATTGGTAGCAAATCAATAGCAGGTCATATGTGGAGAATGGATTACAATATATTCAATTGTTTAAGCTCTCTGATGGCTTCCGctatatattttaattcatgTGTGTGAAGGAAGGATATGTGAAATTAATAAGCCCATATACAATCAGTGGGATCTATTTTTGATCTTTTGGTTAAATAAccgttctttttatttttcataccattcttttttaatttttcaagctCCCCACGGGAAACCTTAGCTTTTTGTATCTTCATAACCTCTGTATCCTCTCATCACGAACCCAAACTGTTATAGAAATGGTTAatattcaatttaagaaatagtgatagtatccTTATTTAGTtctagaaatagtcagtgttcagtttaataaatagtgatagtaccagtgttgagtttcaaaaatagtgtagcACCCctgtttagtttaagaaatagttaatattcagtttaagaaatagtgatagtacgggaattgagtttcaaaaatagtgtagtactaatgttcagtttcataaatagtgtagtactcgTGTTTAGTTTCttaaatagtcagtgttcagtttaagaaatagtagtAGTACAagtgttcaatttaagaaatagtgatagtatccATGTTCACTTCTAGAAATAGTGTAGTACTcgtgtttagtttcataaatagtcagtgttcagtttaagaaatagtaatagtatcagtgttcagtttaagaaatagtgatagtaccaatgttcagtttaagaaatagtgatagtacccatgttcagttctagaaatagtgtagtactagttttcagttttaagaATTAGTTAGTGCTCAGTTTTAAGAAATAATTAATGTTCAGTTCTACTAGTGATAGTATCGGTGTTTAGTTCTAAAAAATAGTGGTAGCAACTTTTAAACTCGCAACAATCTCAAACTGACTCTTTATAAATAGCTTATAAGAAATTTATATTAATCTTACTTTGATTCTATAAATATTTTGATAAGCATTTCAACACGAGTTTGATTTTAAATCTTCCTCAGTCtaaatctttttcaattcaattcctttGATTTCATTTAGTAGTTAATAAATTAGTAGATGAGCAattcttccttctcattttaGTTTCTCTAATTTCATTCACAAATTTTTATGCACGCCATAAATAGTTGAAGCTCCTCTCAAACCCCATCACCtcaaaaataaaagacataaCCTGGCTCAATTGCCCTTAAAAATTGAGATCAATCGAGACTTAATCaattcaattttaattataCATGAGTAATGTTCAGCAAGTAAAAGAGTATATGGCAATGGCAAGCGAATGGGGAATATGTTGACGCTTAACTGGGTTCTGAACTTAATTAGTAGATATCATATAGGATGGAAGGGCAGAAGGGACTTCAACATCACATGCAttcaaacaaaaacccaaaagcaGACCTAAAGAGAGGAGACGCAGAGGAAAGCAGTTTGCCATGCTCAAAAATACCTCACGAACCTCCACTATATGCCATGCactcttttctttcttggtttcAACAAATTTGAATAGGTTACAAAATTGAATATTGACTTCTATTTctgaactgaaccaaaataacccaccATATTTTTGGtactaaaccaaaataaccaaCATTATTTCTgcaactacaacaaaataacccacactatgtttgaaattgaaccaaaataacccacactatttctgaaactaaaccaaaataaccaatactATTCTGGAACTACAGCAAAATAATCCACATTATTTCTGGAATTAcagcaaaataactcacactatttctgaaactacaacaaaataaaccatactatttctaaaaatgaaCCAAAAGCCCACACTATTTTTAAAACTTCAGCAAAATAAcctacactatttctgaaattacagcaaaataacccacactatttctaaaatttgacaaaaaaacctACACTAGTTCTGGAACTATAGCAAAATAACCCATattatttctgaaattgaaccaaaataacctatactatttttgaaactacagcaaaataaccaacactatttctgaaattggACCAAAGTAACctacactatttctggaactacagcaaaataacccacattatttcttaaactgaactaaaataacccacactatttatggAACTACAGCAATATAAcctacactatttctgaaacagAACCAAAATACTATGCACTACcactaatttaattacaatactATGGATGATATCATCAATCCCAATATTATAGGCCATGGCATATATAAGATTGTGACCATGAAGATAGATCAAAGTACATACTACAAATTTTCTCATCTTACAAGTTGAAACACAACATTCCATTAACATAGCTAATAAGCACCGCTGAGTCTTTATATCGGAATCTTGACTCTTTGGTATTTGATGCCCTGCACTCTTTGAATTTAATATAATTTACAATTGCCTTTTCTTCTAATCTTCTAACTTTTGCTACTTAACATATGATTAATCATTACCTTTTCTTCTgctttttttgcttttgctacTGAACAAGTAGCTCAAACCTCACTTGCAATCAcatctaataaaaaaaatatgaaacattgtttgtgttttttgacAGCGGGTTCAAACCTCGGGGGTTGTTATGTAATTAGCTCATATGATTAAGATGAAGGTCATACAACATGTTGCTCAAACGTTAGACATATTTTAATCTGgtattcttttttttgtttttttaatatataatctCAAGATGTAATTGACATCTCATACAATCAAATAGCAAACTCAACTAAAACAGAATCAAAATGCAGCATTGTCATACTAAGTCCAGAGCGAtcctaacaaaattaaatatcGAAACCCAAACCTAGATAACTGGACAATAACAACAGCAGCACCCATTTCTTTTCTTCCACGAGATGAACCTTCAAAATGCCTGCTTTCACATAAACTAACATGAGTCAAAAATGGTATTGGCAGGACAATCAATCCCCATTCCTCCTGAAAGAGGAACCCTCGGTCTCGGTGAGTCTGGCACGACCACCAGTAGGCTGGCACAGCACAGTCTGGCAGTTCCCACACACCACAACTGTTTGCGAGTGACTGAACACAGTGGTTCTGCACAAACATATTCGATTACATTCACttttaaacaacaaataaatactCTTATTTTCTAATTTAGCACATAATTTAATAAGTACTTAAACGAAAACAgcaaaaaaaggataaaaattCACATGTTGAAGCACCCCTGGCACTTGACATCCTATTCAAGTTCAAAACATTCAAAACTAGTATCATCCCACTTAAACATTCAAAACTAAACAACctaaatacaaaacccaaaagcgtAAGCATCCATCGATTAATATCCATACCATAAAGAAAGAGTTGGGGGTCTGTACAAGCCTCTTGATCTTGTGCTTCCTCTTCTCAAGCTCAGCTGATGGATGGAGCAAATCGATATCGTTCTGAAGCACCATCTTGATTGAAATCGAAGATCGTAGAAAATAGCGGCGACCGCGAATGGAAGACTCTAGGGAGAGACCGAGCTTGCAACAATGGCGGGTGAGAGAGCAATTTTGATTTGGTATTTTGGTTGACACCTTTGGTGGAACTGGTTGCAGAGGAAACCATGACAAGGCAACCTCTGAATCTACTAGAAGATATGCACCAAACAATCCTTCATTCAATTCACCAAGGGCTGGCTTCCGTTGGGTTAATTTTGGAAACTTAACTTTGTTCATTTTGGACTCTGTAATCCAGCCCGTGTGAAATTTGGGGCCCTTGTCCTTATGATTAATTTTGAGGTGCTTTTGATTAAAGAAAACTATAAGATGGTTTTTGATTAAAATAGTCTTGAtctaaacccttttcattaaagttccctagtATTTATCATGCACTAAATGAAATCATATCCTATCCTTTGTCTAAATTAAGTACCTTCTTTACTATAGATTAATCCCTGTGATACTGCAGCTGTCTTTTTCCAATGGTACACCTATGGGATAGACAAACGATTTGCTCAATTGTTTCAATATCGGATATAGGCTATAGCCTATATTGAAACAAAATACACAGGTACATTTATGATATAAGCTGCCTATAGCCTAAATCTAAGAGGTCTGAGACCGTGAGATTCCAATTTAAAACTTCTTTCAACGTGAAAAGAGAAATACTAATCAACCAACAGCTTTCGGTGGTTTAGATTTTGAGTTTGACTGTGTCTAAAAATTTAGGAAAGGTATACCGTTACTGTTACTGCAGGTACCCAACAATGTTCTGAACTTGTATAAGACTTCCATTGAAAGCACTCAAAACCTAACCCTACGGTCCCTACCTAGACTATCTTCCACAATCTTCTGAACTTCTCTCTCTTAGACTTTTCAACAAAACGCGCCGCCATGGCCCACGAATAACGATAACAAACCCTTCCGGGAGAACGAGGATTTTttccggattctctttgtgaagaTTTCAGAGATATTTCAATCACATtcatttatcgtatatcgtacgatcAATTTTCGTTatgtactgtttatatttaattttaaataaaaagatttacaatgatttttattcgcacgatatacaataaacgGATATGATTAGAAGATTatgaaatcctcacaaagagaatccggaaAAGATCCTCATTCCTTTCAGGAAATACCATGAATTAAaaaataggaaactttaacgaaaagctcatggtactgttcactttaacgaaaaaccacatttttacactaaaaagtcaatcctggtactattcactttaccctttattttatccttatcattaaaactcaaagttttcaaacccttttcattagttttccttaaaaaatattCCCGACCCAACACATAAAATTCACACTTATGATATATTGGCAATAGCGACGGTCAAAGCGAAATAATAGGTGACAATAGAAGGCTTAGAGCCTTGGACATAAAATACAAAGGCCAATACACGTACGAGACAATATGCCCTCTATCTTTCAACATAAATATGGAATAGCAACAGCTCTGAGAGGATATTTTCTGTGGACTGTTATACCCGTAGATTCAGTCGTATCTAAATCCTCCCCACTTGCTCCACCAGGCAACTCCCAGTCGAACTTGTGCACGATATTTGCCAAGGCAATCTCATTAAGAGTCATGCCAAACTGAATTCCAGGACAGACCCTCCTACCGGCACCAAATGGAATTAACTGAAAGTCATTCCCTTTATAATCTACCTCACTATTCAAGAACCTTTCTGGCTCGAACTCCTCTGGTTTTTCATATAGTTTGGGATCTCTTCCAATTTGCCATGCATTGACCATAACGTGTGTCTTGGCTTTAATTTTGTAACCACCTATTTCCGCATCTTGGGTCGCAATCCTGGGCAATAGTAGTGGAACTGGTGGATGTAAGCGAAGAGTCTCCTTTATCACCGCCTTCAAGTAGTGCATTTCAATCGAATCATCCTCTGTTATGAGTTCTTCCTTTCGGACTATTTCACGTACTTCATTCTGCAACTTTTTCATGACCCTAGGATGCCTTAAAAGCTCAGTCATTGCCCACTCTAGGACTGTAGATGCTGTATGAGTGCCAGCAGTAAACATATCCTGCAACagtttatattattaattaaagtaTTACAAATACATATTATTACATGGAGGGAGAATTGTAGTCAGTTTTAACGGAAAAACAGCAGCGGGAAGCACGACAACTTATCCGATTTGATTTACTTCTTAACTTATAACAGTATacaataataatgtggtttataTATCACtgaagtttttgtttttcagcTATTTAATATCTTATATATGTACTAATCAGTCTGTTAAATAACTTTCTAACAGAAAcacagggagagagagagatgattaCCAAGATGAGAGCTTTTATAGTAACTGTATCAATAGAAAAACCAGGCAAGTTTTCTTTCTGAATTGCAAGCAAAACATCGACAAAATCCGCTTGGTCATCATCTCCAGTCTTTGGACTCTGATCCATGTGCTCTTGGACCACTTTATCTAAAAAGTCATCAAACTTCTTAGCCACCTTGTCGAACTTGGCTTCCAAACCGTTGACACGGCTCAACCAAGAAAGCCATGGGATATAGTCACCAATTTTAGTAGTTCCCAATAACTCAAAGAACTCCCGCAAAAGTCCCTCAAACTTCATCCCACCTTCACCACTGTACTTCCTCCCCAGAGCCACTCTAGATACAACATCATTGGTAAGCCTCAGAAACATTTCGCTTAAATTCAAAACTGATGGTGATGATTTCATTATGTCGCTGATCATGGATTTGGTTTCCTCTTCTCTCACAAAGCGAAAAGAGCGAACCCTCTTGTTGCTCAAAAGATGTATGACACATATACTTTTCACCTTCCTCCAATGCTCACCATAAGGAGCAGATGCAACGTCTTTACAGTTGTAGAGAAGCTTCTCAAAGTTGGTGGACTTGGGTCGATCAGAAAATGTGTGGTCATGGGTTTTCATGATCTCCTGAGCTGCCTGAGCCGAAGAGACAACAAGGACCGGGACACGTCCGAAGTGAAGAAGCATGAGAGGGCCATGGCGTTGAGATAATTTGTGCAGTGAGCGATGAGGGTCCAAGCCTATTTGGTGAAAGTTTCCGATGATAGGGAGCTTCGGTGGAGAAGGTGGTGATGAGGTTTTGTTGGTGGTTGTGGTGGAGGAGTACCATCTGTATATGAGGATGATGAAAATGGCCAGCAGTGTGAAGGCCAAAGGTTGCAAAAAGGAGGAGGTTTCATTCTCCAGCATCATAGTCCTATTTGGGAGAAGAAAATTTATGGCCAATAGTGTGGGTGTGTTTGCTGCGCTTGTGTGTTTATATAAGGTATAGATCATCCATGATTTCACAAGCTTACATATATATCAAAGAGTGCTGATGTACTACCTCGCGAGTAACTTAAATACAGCACTAATTAAAGATGAAGATGCCACATCATGACTATAGTTTGTTATTAGTTGTTATAAGTTTGTTACATTTGTAATTAGTCTTAATTAGTTGACAGTCAATAGCCAAAAGCTATATATATGTGATTGTATTATTCATTTATCAATTAATGAGAAAATACAGTTTTTCTTCACCTCTAAGAAAACTCTCTCCAAGAACTCTGAGTTTCTATACTAATCACTCATCTAGATCtactttaaatattttttcatGATTTATGAGTGATGACAAATAGACAAACAAAATGTAGTTAATAAACAATGAAATATTCACAACAATAACtagccacttaatactacagtctggtggtatttctcttcacttggaagtgagaggttttaggtttgaatctcgtagatggcgaattcgataccaaattaagctgcccattgtgtggcttagccgaactcacctccccttagtgtaaaaatatcgatgtactaaaaaaaggTACTCTAAACAATTTCTGATTTGAgtgaaattgtaaaaaaatgaTTGACGAATGATTACCTAAAAACTCAATGGTTTGGATCACTGGATATATTTTGAGCTGGACCAACCAAGTACATTATTAGAGCAATTTGGAGCCACATAAGAGTTTGTGGACTCAATGAGTTCGTTTCTTTTGTTTATCTTTCAGCATGTGAACTTAAAGAGATTCTAGACAGCATAAAGGTCTTACCAGTTACCAGTCCCACCATACTCGGAGGTGCCTTCGGTTTCTTCTCTGCTCAGTGAAACGGACACACGATTTTTAACttgttctcttttttcttcagaGGATGTGTATGGTTGACTAGTTAAATTTTCTTGTGGAGAAAGACAAGAAACTtttgaagtgcttttggaaagtAGAGCGtttaacttttgattttgaagtttagtAGCTCAATGGAGTTgcaagaaaaaacaaaatccaaTCTAACACCAAGTTCAATTGACAAACGTTTTATATGAGGATGACAATCTAATTTCGTACAAGATTATTCCTACAAATGAATATAAACATTTTAGATACCttatgacacgccccgatcctgaTATTCCCCAAAATTCCGAGATAGGcacatgctggccgacacctgaggtGACGAAAgtcatttattgagtgcaaatgcGGAAAACAAGGAATAGATAAAACTTATAATTGTAAAAGAATaaggaatatgcatttaaggaacgtgttcagagcatacgacTAATTAGAACAtcgaaagaaataatataaaattgaatgaaacaaAGGATGGATCCTACAttgagaggactcgaagataccgATGCGAAAGTGCCTGGATGCCGGGATCGTgtgcctcgattctaaatcctgaagggggcgcaaaacaaacatgagtggaccaagttgatatagatataataaaacagttatcaacatactaacccccaggttttatgaaaacacatatatatcatgataaacatagg
Encoded proteins:
- the LOC139196718 gene encoding uncharacterized protein → MNKVKFPKLTQRKPALGELNEGLFGAYLLVDSEVALSWFPLQPVPPKVSTKIPNQNCSLTRHCCKLGLSLESSIRGRRYFLRSSISIKMVLQNDIDLLHPSAELEKRKHKIKRLVQTPNSFFMDVKCQGCFNITTVFSHSQTVVVCGNCQTVLCQPTGGRARLTETEGSSFRRNGD
- the LOC103437660 gene encoding cytochrome P450 736A117-like; translated protein: MIYTLYKHTSAANTPTLLAINFLLPNRTMMLENETSSFLQPLAFTLLAIFIILIYRWYSSTTTTNKTSSPPSPPKLPIIGNFHQIGLDPHRSLHKLSQRHGPLMLLHFGRVPVLVVSSAQAAQEIMKTHDHTFSDRPKSTNFEKLLYNCKDVASAPYGEHWRKVKSICVIHLLSNKRVRSFRFVREEETKSMISDIMKSSPSVLNLSEMFLRLTNDVVSRVALGRKYSGEGGMKFEGLLREFFELLGTTKIGDYIPWLSWLSRVNGLEAKFDKVAKKFDDFLDKVVQEHMDQSPKTGDDDQADFVDVLLAIQKENLPGFSIDTVTIKALILDMFTAGTHTASTVLEWAMTELLRHPRVMKKLQNEVREIVRKEELITEDDSIEMHYLKAVIKETLRLHPPVPLLLPRIATQDAEIGGYKIKAKTHVMVNAWQIGRDPKLYEKPEEFEPERFLNSEVDYKGNDFQLIPFGAGRRVCPGIQFGMTLNEIALANIVHKFDWELPGGASGEDLDTTESTGITVHRKYPLRAVAIPYLC